From Betta splendens chromosome 3, fBetSpl5.4, whole genome shotgun sequence, the proteins below share one genomic window:
- the madd gene encoding MAP kinase-activating death domain protein isoform X14: MEKKKMCPRLLDYLVVVGARQPSSDSVAQTPQLLRRYPLEDHHDFPLPPDVVFFCQPEGCLSIRQRRVSLRDDSSFVFTLTDKDSGITRYGICVNFYRSFQRGHHRPRGDKNSHSETAAPESASEGSDGGAPPSALAPPNGAEVGQAPASGEESGPHGAELNAGKSPQHRRRAAKMAARNRNSTLTSLCILSHYPFFSTFRECLYILKRLVDCCSQRLTQRAGLPRATQRDTMWRVFTGALLVEEKGSLLLADLREIESWVYRLLRSPVPVAGQRRVDVEVLPQELKRLLTFALPDNSRFSMVDFPLHLPLELLGVDACLQVLTCVLLEHKVILQSRDYNALSMSVMAFVAMIYPLEYMFPVIPLLPTCMASAEQLLLAPTPYIIGVPASFFLYKSDFKMPDDVWLVDLDSSKVIAPTNAEILPPLPEPEALELKKHLKQALASMSLNTQPILNLEKFQEGQEMPLLPPGRDKASPSSTEFNPLIYGNDVDSVDVATRVAMVRFFNSGNVLQGFQMHTRTLRLFPRPVVAFQSTSFLASRPRRSAFADKLSHTQAVEFYGEWALNPTNLAFQRIHNNVFDPSLIGDKPKWYAHQLQPVVYRVYDGSSQLVEAMAGPLEDEANESDPTDSGSDSEAYDDSSSSYSSLGDLVSEMIQGDIQGDTPSLDPPTHAALGDASEVEFQDFRDFRDDHGTDGPPSGDGPAEPSDGQPLRSSSSTTASSSPSTIIQGVNHEQGEAPEIEASASAALQNPVPGLGSQPFLRPTADAGLADPGNKKQEYDNPYFEPQYGFPSEDDPDLEEQVESYTPRFNQNLNGNKAQRPLRPSSLRLPGESDGEGDSHNSSPNSTISNSSNDGFGGLMSFASNLYKNHGTSFSLSNLALPNKAAREKSTPFPSLKGARAPRALVDQKSSVIKHSPTVKRESPSPQGRVNNTSENQQFLKEVVQSVLDGQGVGWLNMKKVRRLLENEQLRVFVLSKLNRAVQSEEDARQEIIRDVEVNRKVYKGMLDILKCTISSLEHSYTNAGLGGMASVFSLLEIARTHYQTKDPEKRKRSPTDSAGSPGSKESPSSRVEPAKPQGLLNVPQLQLPHHTAAKGARHFDTWSLNEENFIASIELWSKHQDKQKAMEKPQRSEGGKQQRPPVADAEEKKSQISADSGLSVTSGSQKSDTESVTSSEPPILTRSTSQDSEASTVISNSSGETLGADSDLSSAAGDGLGGRTAPHLTQSRGTLSDSEIETNPATSSVFGKTHTLKPGVKDHVPPMAKAPPVQPMEDLSMRIYLCEGLLGRDKSSVWDQLEDAAMETFSLSKERSTLWDQMQFWEDAFLDAVMLEREGMGMDQGPQEMIERYLSLGEHDRKRLEDDEDRLLATLLHNMIAYMLMMKVNKNDIRKKVRRLMGKSHIGLTYSQEINEILDKLAHMNGRELSIRPSGSRHIKKQTFVVHAGTDTTGDIFFMEVCDDCIVLRSNIGTVYERWWYEKLINMTYCPKTKVLCLWRRNGQETQLNKFYTKKCRELYYCVKDSMERAAARQQSIKPGPELGGEFPVQDMKTGEGGLLQVTLEGINLKFMHSQFLKLKKW; this comes from the exons atggagaaaaagaaaatgtgccCTCGCCTTCTCGACTACTTGGTAGTGGTTGGAGCAAG GCAACCGAGCAGTGACAGCGTGGCCCAGACGCCTCAGCTGCTTCGCCGTTACCCGTTGGAGGACCACCACGACTTCCCTCTCCCGCCCGATGTGGTGTTTTTCTGCCAACCCGAGGGCTGCCTCAGCATCCGCCAGCGCAGGGTCAGCCTTCGCGACGACTCCTCGTTTGTGTTCACACTGACCGACAAGGACTCAGGAATCACTCGCTATGGGATCTGCGTCAACTTCTACCGCTCCTTCCAGCGCGGCCACCACCGCCCCCGCGGGGACAAGAACAGTCACTcggagacggcggcgccggAGAGCGCCAGCGAAGGCTCTGATGGTGGCGCTCCTCCGTCAGCGCTAGCTCCGCCCAACGGCGCTGAGGTCGGACAAGCACCCGCCTCTGGAGAGGAGAGTGGGCCGCACGGCGCTGAGCTGAACGCAGGAAAGTCCCCGCAGCACAGACGGAGAGCGGCCAAGATGGCGGCCAGGAACCGCAACAGCACGCTGACCTCCCTGTGCATCCTCAGCCACTACCCCTTCTTTTCCACCTTCAGGGAGTGCTTATACATTCTCAAGAGGCTGGTggactgctgcagccagaggctAACGCAGCGGGCCGGGCTGCCCCGGGCCACGCAGAG AGACACCATGTGGCGGGTGTTCACTGGTGCGCTGttggtggaggagaagggcaGCCTTCTGCTGGCCGACCTACGGGAGATCGAGTCGTGGGTGTACCGGTTGCTGCGTTCCCCGGTCCCAGTGGCGGGTCAGAGGCGTGTGGACGTGGAAGTGCTGCCGCAGGAACTCAAAAGGCTGCTGACCTTTGCCCTGCCCGACAACTCCCGCTTCTCCATGGTGGACTTCCCTCTGCACCTGCCCTTAGAGCTGCTGGGCGTGGACGCCTGCCTTCAGGTCCTCACCTGTGTCCTTCTGGAGCACAAA GTCATTCTACAGTCCAGAGATTACAACGCTCTGTCGATGAGTGTCATGGCGTTCGTGGCTATGATCTATCCGCTGGAGTACATGTTTCCCGTCATCCCCTTACTTCCGACCTGCATGGCCTCTGCTGAGCAG CTTCTTCTCGCCCCCACCCCCTACATTATCGGCGTACCGGccagcttcttcctctacaAATCTGATTTCAAAATGCCAGACGACGTGTGGCTTGTGGATCTAGACAGCAGTAAG GTTATTGCACCCACAAACGCAGAGATCCTCCCACCTCTTCCGGAGCCCGAGGCACTAGAGCTTAAGAAACACCTGAAACAG GCCTTGGCCAGTATGAGTTTGAACACCCAACCCATTCTGAACCTGGAGAAGTTCCAGGAAGGTCAGGAAATGCCTCTGCTCCCTCCTGGGAGGGACAAAGCGTCTCCGTCCTCCACAGAGTTCAACCCTCTAATTTACGGCAATGATGTGGATTCTGTGGACGTGGCCACCAG AGTGGCCATGGTCCGGTTCTTCAACTCTGGAAATGTCCTGCAGGGGTTCCAGATGCACACTCGCACCCTGCGCCTCTTCCCCCGCCCCGTGGTGGCCTTTCAGTCCACGTCTTTCCTCGCGTCGCGTCCACGGCGCTCTGCCTTTGCAGACAAACTTTCTCACACCCAGGCGGTCGAGTTCTATGGCGAGTGGGCTCTCAATCCCACCAACCTCGCCTTTCAGAGGATACACAACA ACGTATTTGACCCCTCCTTAATTGGAGACAAGCCCAAGTGGTATGCTCATCAGCTGCAACCCGTGGTCTACCGGGTGTATGACGGCAGCTCCCAGCTGGTTGAAGCTATGGCCGGTCCCTTGGAGGATGAGGCCAATGAATCAGACCCCACAGACAG TGGTAGTGACAGCGAGGCATATGATGACTCCAGCTCATCTTATTCCTCACTTGGAGACCTTGTGAGTGAGATGATCCAAGGTGACATTCAGGGAGACACACCAA GTTTGGACCCGCCTACCCACGCTGCACTGGGAGACGCTAGCGAGGTCGAATTTCAAGATTTCCGCGACTTCAGAGATGACCACGGTACGGACGGGCCACCGAGCGGGGACGGACCCGCTGAACCTTCTGACGGGCAGCCTCttcgctccagctccagcacaacTGCAAGCTCTAGTCCTAGCACAATCATCCAAGGAGTCAAccat gagcagggggaggcgCCTGAAATTGAAGCATCAGCAAGCGCGGCGTTACAGAATCCAGTCCCCGGACTGGGAAGTCAGCCGTTCCTCAGACCTACAGCTGATGCTGGCCTGGCAGACCCCGGCAATAAAAAGCAGGAGTATGACAACCCATACTTTGAGCCTCAGTATGGATTCCCCTCAGAGGACGACCCCGATTTAGAAGAGCAAGTGGAATCATACACGCCTCGATTCAACCAGAATCTCAATGGCaacaa GGCACAGCGTCCATTACGGCCCAGTAGCCTGCGGCTCCCAGGAGAGTCTGACGGGGAGGGGGACTCTCACAACAGCTCACCAAACTCCACCATCTCCAACAGCAGCAACGATGGATTCGGGGGGCTCATGTCCTTTGCTA GCAACCTTTACAAGAACCACGGCACCAGTTTCAGTCTGTCCAATCTCGCCCTTCCCAATAAGGCAGCGAGGGAGAAATCCACTCCTTTCCCAAGTTTAAAAG GGGCGCGTGCACCTCGAGCACTTGTGGACCAGAAGTCTTCAGTAATAAAGCACAGTCCCACTGTAAAGCGAGAGTCGCCGTCTCCTCAGGGTCGGGTCAACAACACAAG TGAGAACCAGCAGTTCTTGAAGGAAGTGGTGCAGAGTGTTCTGGACGGTCAGGGGGTCGGCTGGCTCAACATGAAAAAAGTGCGGCGCCTGCTGGAGAACGAGCAGCTTCGCGTGTTTGTGCTGAGTAAGCTGAACCGAGCCGTCCAGTCGGAGGAAGACGCCAGACAGGAAATCATCCGTGACGTG GAGGTGAACAGGAAGGTGTACAAGGGCATGCTGGACATCTTGAAGTGCACGATTTCCAGCCTAGAGCACTCCTACACGAACGCGGGGCTCGGGGGAATGGCCAGTGTCTTCAGCTTACTAGAAATTGCACGCACACATTATCAAACCAAAG ACCCAGAAAAGCGCAAGCGAAGCCCCACAGACAGTGCTGGGAGCCCAGGGAGTAAAGAGAGTCCGTCGAGTCGAGTGGAGCCTGCCAAACCTCAGGGCCTTCTGAATGTCCCTCAACTGCAGCTGCCGCACCACACGGCGGCCAAAGGAGCGCGCCATTTTGATACCTGGAGTCTGAACGAGGAGAACTTTATTGCCTCGATTG AATTGTGGAGCAAGCACCAGGATAAGCAAAAAGCTATGGAAAAACCTCAGA ggtctgagggaggaaagcagcagcGCCCCCCGGTGGCGGACGCAGAGGAGAAGAAGTCGCAGATCAGCGCCGACAGCGGCCTCAGTGTCACTTCTGGATCTCAG AAGAGTGACACGGAGTCCGTAACGAGCTCGGAGCCGCCGATCTTGACACGAAGCACCAGCCAGGACTCGGAGGCCAGCACAGTG ATAAGCAACAGCTCTGGAGAGACTCTTGGAGCGGACAGTGACCTGAGCAGCGCAGCAGGAGACGGCCTCGGCGGGAGGACCGCTCCTCACCTCACTCAGTCCAGGGGGACGCTGTCGGACAGCGAGATCGAAACCAACCCCGCCACCAGCTCCGTGTTT GGAAAGACCCACACTCTGAAACCAGGTGTGAAGGATCACGTGCCTCCGATGGCGAAGGCGCCGCCTGTGCAGCCCATGGAGGACCTGAGCATGAGGATTTACCTGTGTGAAGGCCTGCTGG GACGTGATAAGAGCTCCGTTTGGGATCAACTAGAAGACGCTGCCATGGAAACCTTTTCTCTAA GTAAGGAGCGCTCCACTCTGTGGGACCAGATGCAGTTCTGGGAGGACGCCTTCTTagatgctgtgatgctggagCGTGAGGGCATGGGCATGGACCAGGGCCCTCAGGAGATGATTGAAAG ATACTTGTCACTGGGAGAACACGACCGCAAACGTCTAGAAGATGATGAGGACAGACTTCTGGCCACACTGCTGCACAATATGATTGCATACATGCTAATGATGAAA GTTAACAAAAACGACATCAGGAAGAAAGTGAGACGTCTGATGGGCAAATCCCACATCGGCCTCACCTACAGCCAGGAGATCAACGAGATACTGGACAAACTGGCCCACATG AACGGCCGTGAGCTGTCGATCAGGCCCAGTGGAAGCCGCCACATCAAGAAGCAGACGTTCGTTGTTCACGCGGGCACAGATACAACAGGAGACATCTTCTTCATGGAG GTCTGTGACGACTGTATAGTCTTGCGCAGCAACATCGGCACGGTTTACGAGCGCTGGTGGTACGAGAAGCTCATCAACATGACGTACTGCCCCAAGACCAAGGTGCTGTGTCTCTGGAGACGCAACGGCCAGGAGACGCAGCTCAACAAGTTCTACACCAAAAAG TGTCGTGAACTTTACTACTGTGTCAAAGACAGTATGGAAAGAGCTGCAGCGAGGCAGCAGAGCATTAAGCCAG GTCCAGAACTGGGCGGAGAGTTTCCCGTTCAGGACATGAAGACCGGTGAAGGTGGACTCCTGCAGGTCACGCTGGAAGGAATCAACCTCAAATTCATGCACAGCCAG
- the madd gene encoding MAP kinase-activating death domain protein isoform X20 — MEKKKMCPRLLDYLVVVGARQPSSDSVAQTPQLLRRYPLEDHHDFPLPPDVVFFCQPEGCLSIRQRRVSLRDDSSFVFTLTDKDSGITRYGICVNFYRSFQRGHHRPRGDKNSHSETAAPESASEGSDGGAPPSALAPPNGAEVGQAPASGEESGPHGAELNAGKSPQHRRRAAKMAARNRNSTLTSLCILSHYPFFSTFRECLYILKRLVDCCSQRLTQRAGLPRATQRDTMWRVFTGALLVEEKGSLLLADLREIESWVYRLLRSPVPVAGQRRVDVEVLPQELKRLLTFALPDNSRFSMVDFPLHLPLELLGVDACLQVLTCVLLEHKVILQSRDYNALSMSVMAFVAMIYPLEYMFPVIPLLPTCMASAEQLLLAPTPYIIGVPASFFLYKSDFKMPDDVWLVDLDSSKVIAPTNAEILPPLPEPEALELKKHLKQALASMSLNTQPILNLEKFQEGQEMPLLPPGRDKASPSSTEFNPLIYGNDVDSVDVATRVAMVRFFNSGNVLQGFQMHTRTLRLFPRPVVAFQSTSFLASRPRRSAFADKLSHTQAVEFYGEWALNPTNLAFQRIHNNVFDPSLIGDKPKWYAHQLQPVVYRVYDGSSQLVEAMAGPLEDEANESDPTDSGSDSEAYDDSSSSYSSLGDLVSEMIQGDIQGDTPSLDPPTHAALGDASEVEFQDFRDFRDDHGTDGPPSGDGPAEPSDGQPLRSSSSTTASSSPSTIIQGVNHEQGEAPEIEASASAALQNPVPGLGSQPFLRPTADAGLADPGNKKQEYDNPYFEPQYGFPSEDDPDLEEQVESYTPRFNQNLNGNKAQRPLRPSSLRLPGESDGEGDSHNSSPNSTISNSSNDGFGGLMSFASNLYKNHGTSFSLSNLALPNKAAREKSTPFPSLKGARAPRALVDQKSSVIKHSPTVKRESPSPQGRVNNTSENQQFLKEVVQSVLDGQGVGWLNMKKVRRLLENEQLRVFVLSKLNRAVQSEEDARQEIIRDVEVNRKVYKGMLDILKCTISSLEHSYTNAGLGGMASVFSLLEIARTHYQTKDPEKRKRSPTDSAGSPGSKESPSSRVEPAKPQGLLNVPQLQLPHHTAAKGARHFDTWSLNEENFIASIELWSKHQDKQKAMEKPQRSEGGKQQRPPVADAEEKKSQISADSGLSVTSGSQKSDTESVTSSEPPILTRSTSQDSEASTISNSSGETLGADSDLSSAAGDGLGGRTAPHLTQSRGTLSDSEIETNPATSSVFGKTHTLKPGVKDHVPPMAKAPPVQPMEDLSMRIYLCEGLLGRDKSSVWDQLEDAAMETFSLSKERSTLWDQMQFWEDAFLDAVMLEREGMGMDQGPQEMIERYLSLGEHDRKRLEDDEDRLLATLLHNMIAYMLMMKVNKNDIRKKVRRLMGKSHIGLTYSQEINEILDKLAHMNGRELSIRPSGSRHIKKQTFVVHAGTDTTGDIFFMEVCDDCIVLRSNIGTVYERWWYEKLINMTYCPKTKVLCLWRRNGQETQLNKFYTKKCRELYYCVKDSMERAAARQQSIKPGPELGGEFPVQDMKTGEGGLLQVTLEGINLKFMHSQVFIELSHIKKCNTVKGVFVLEEFVPETKEVVIHKYKTPMAHQICYSVLCLFSYVAAVKGKEAEGKAKILSPRPLSS, encoded by the exons atggagaaaaagaaaatgtgccCTCGCCTTCTCGACTACTTGGTAGTGGTTGGAGCAAG GCAACCGAGCAGTGACAGCGTGGCCCAGACGCCTCAGCTGCTTCGCCGTTACCCGTTGGAGGACCACCACGACTTCCCTCTCCCGCCCGATGTGGTGTTTTTCTGCCAACCCGAGGGCTGCCTCAGCATCCGCCAGCGCAGGGTCAGCCTTCGCGACGACTCCTCGTTTGTGTTCACACTGACCGACAAGGACTCAGGAATCACTCGCTATGGGATCTGCGTCAACTTCTACCGCTCCTTCCAGCGCGGCCACCACCGCCCCCGCGGGGACAAGAACAGTCACTcggagacggcggcgccggAGAGCGCCAGCGAAGGCTCTGATGGTGGCGCTCCTCCGTCAGCGCTAGCTCCGCCCAACGGCGCTGAGGTCGGACAAGCACCCGCCTCTGGAGAGGAGAGTGGGCCGCACGGCGCTGAGCTGAACGCAGGAAAGTCCCCGCAGCACAGACGGAGAGCGGCCAAGATGGCGGCCAGGAACCGCAACAGCACGCTGACCTCCCTGTGCATCCTCAGCCACTACCCCTTCTTTTCCACCTTCAGGGAGTGCTTATACATTCTCAAGAGGCTGGTggactgctgcagccagaggctAACGCAGCGGGCCGGGCTGCCCCGGGCCACGCAGAG AGACACCATGTGGCGGGTGTTCACTGGTGCGCTGttggtggaggagaagggcaGCCTTCTGCTGGCCGACCTACGGGAGATCGAGTCGTGGGTGTACCGGTTGCTGCGTTCCCCGGTCCCAGTGGCGGGTCAGAGGCGTGTGGACGTGGAAGTGCTGCCGCAGGAACTCAAAAGGCTGCTGACCTTTGCCCTGCCCGACAACTCCCGCTTCTCCATGGTGGACTTCCCTCTGCACCTGCCCTTAGAGCTGCTGGGCGTGGACGCCTGCCTTCAGGTCCTCACCTGTGTCCTTCTGGAGCACAAA GTCATTCTACAGTCCAGAGATTACAACGCTCTGTCGATGAGTGTCATGGCGTTCGTGGCTATGATCTATCCGCTGGAGTACATGTTTCCCGTCATCCCCTTACTTCCGACCTGCATGGCCTCTGCTGAGCAG CTTCTTCTCGCCCCCACCCCCTACATTATCGGCGTACCGGccagcttcttcctctacaAATCTGATTTCAAAATGCCAGACGACGTGTGGCTTGTGGATCTAGACAGCAGTAAG GTTATTGCACCCACAAACGCAGAGATCCTCCCACCTCTTCCGGAGCCCGAGGCACTAGAGCTTAAGAAACACCTGAAACAG GCCTTGGCCAGTATGAGTTTGAACACCCAACCCATTCTGAACCTGGAGAAGTTCCAGGAAGGTCAGGAAATGCCTCTGCTCCCTCCTGGGAGGGACAAAGCGTCTCCGTCCTCCACAGAGTTCAACCCTCTAATTTACGGCAATGATGTGGATTCTGTGGACGTGGCCACCAG AGTGGCCATGGTCCGGTTCTTCAACTCTGGAAATGTCCTGCAGGGGTTCCAGATGCACACTCGCACCCTGCGCCTCTTCCCCCGCCCCGTGGTGGCCTTTCAGTCCACGTCTTTCCTCGCGTCGCGTCCACGGCGCTCTGCCTTTGCAGACAAACTTTCTCACACCCAGGCGGTCGAGTTCTATGGCGAGTGGGCTCTCAATCCCACCAACCTCGCCTTTCAGAGGATACACAACA ACGTATTTGACCCCTCCTTAATTGGAGACAAGCCCAAGTGGTATGCTCATCAGCTGCAACCCGTGGTCTACCGGGTGTATGACGGCAGCTCCCAGCTGGTTGAAGCTATGGCCGGTCCCTTGGAGGATGAGGCCAATGAATCAGACCCCACAGACAG TGGTAGTGACAGCGAGGCATATGATGACTCCAGCTCATCTTATTCCTCACTTGGAGACCTTGTGAGTGAGATGATCCAAGGTGACATTCAGGGAGACACACCAA GTTTGGACCCGCCTACCCACGCTGCACTGGGAGACGCTAGCGAGGTCGAATTTCAAGATTTCCGCGACTTCAGAGATGACCACGGTACGGACGGGCCACCGAGCGGGGACGGACCCGCTGAACCTTCTGACGGGCAGCCTCttcgctccagctccagcacaacTGCAAGCTCTAGTCCTAGCACAATCATCCAAGGAGTCAAccat gagcagggggaggcgCCTGAAATTGAAGCATCAGCAAGCGCGGCGTTACAGAATCCAGTCCCCGGACTGGGAAGTCAGCCGTTCCTCAGACCTACAGCTGATGCTGGCCTGGCAGACCCCGGCAATAAAAAGCAGGAGTATGACAACCCATACTTTGAGCCTCAGTATGGATTCCCCTCAGAGGACGACCCCGATTTAGAAGAGCAAGTGGAATCATACACGCCTCGATTCAACCAGAATCTCAATGGCaacaa GGCACAGCGTCCATTACGGCCCAGTAGCCTGCGGCTCCCAGGAGAGTCTGACGGGGAGGGGGACTCTCACAACAGCTCACCAAACTCCACCATCTCCAACAGCAGCAACGATGGATTCGGGGGGCTCATGTCCTTTGCTA GCAACCTTTACAAGAACCACGGCACCAGTTTCAGTCTGTCCAATCTCGCCCTTCCCAATAAGGCAGCGAGGGAGAAATCCACTCCTTTCCCAAGTTTAAAAG GGGCGCGTGCACCTCGAGCACTTGTGGACCAGAAGTCTTCAGTAATAAAGCACAGTCCCACTGTAAAGCGAGAGTCGCCGTCTCCTCAGGGTCGGGTCAACAACACAAG TGAGAACCAGCAGTTCTTGAAGGAAGTGGTGCAGAGTGTTCTGGACGGTCAGGGGGTCGGCTGGCTCAACATGAAAAAAGTGCGGCGCCTGCTGGAGAACGAGCAGCTTCGCGTGTTTGTGCTGAGTAAGCTGAACCGAGCCGTCCAGTCGGAGGAAGACGCCAGACAGGAAATCATCCGTGACGTG GAGGTGAACAGGAAGGTGTACAAGGGCATGCTGGACATCTTGAAGTGCACGATTTCCAGCCTAGAGCACTCCTACACGAACGCGGGGCTCGGGGGAATGGCCAGTGTCTTCAGCTTACTAGAAATTGCACGCACACATTATCAAACCAAAG ACCCAGAAAAGCGCAAGCGAAGCCCCACAGACAGTGCTGGGAGCCCAGGGAGTAAAGAGAGTCCGTCGAGTCGAGTGGAGCCTGCCAAACCTCAGGGCCTTCTGAATGTCCCTCAACTGCAGCTGCCGCACCACACGGCGGCCAAAGGAGCGCGCCATTTTGATACCTGGAGTCTGAACGAGGAGAACTTTATTGCCTCGATTG AATTGTGGAGCAAGCACCAGGATAAGCAAAAAGCTATGGAAAAACCTCAGA ggtctgagggaggaaagcagcagcGCCCCCCGGTGGCGGACGCAGAGGAGAAGAAGTCGCAGATCAGCGCCGACAGCGGCCTCAGTGTCACTTCTGGATCTCAG AAGAGTGACACGGAGTCCGTAACGAGCTCGGAGCCGCCGATCTTGACACGAAGCACCAGCCAGGACTCGGAGGCCAGCACA ATAAGCAACAGCTCTGGAGAGACTCTTGGAGCGGACAGTGACCTGAGCAGCGCAGCAGGAGACGGCCTCGGCGGGAGGACCGCTCCTCACCTCACTCAGTCCAGGGGGACGCTGTCGGACAGCGAGATCGAAACCAACCCCGCCACCAGCTCCGTGTTT GGAAAGACCCACACTCTGAAACCAGGTGTGAAGGATCACGTGCCTCCGATGGCGAAGGCGCCGCCTGTGCAGCCCATGGAGGACCTGAGCATGAGGATTTACCTGTGTGAAGGCCTGCTGG GACGTGATAAGAGCTCCGTTTGGGATCAACTAGAAGACGCTGCCATGGAAACCTTTTCTCTAA GTAAGGAGCGCTCCACTCTGTGGGACCAGATGCAGTTCTGGGAGGACGCCTTCTTagatgctgtgatgctggagCGTGAGGGCATGGGCATGGACCAGGGCCCTCAGGAGATGATTGAAAG ATACTTGTCACTGGGAGAACACGACCGCAAACGTCTAGAAGATGATGAGGACAGACTTCTGGCCACACTGCTGCACAATATGATTGCATACATGCTAATGATGAAA GTTAACAAAAACGACATCAGGAAGAAAGTGAGACGTCTGATGGGCAAATCCCACATCGGCCTCACCTACAGCCAGGAGATCAACGAGATACTGGACAAACTGGCCCACATG AACGGCCGTGAGCTGTCGATCAGGCCCAGTGGAAGCCGCCACATCAAGAAGCAGACGTTCGTTGTTCACGCGGGCACAGATACAACAGGAGACATCTTCTTCATGGAG GTCTGTGACGACTGTATAGTCTTGCGCAGCAACATCGGCACGGTTTACGAGCGCTGGTGGTACGAGAAGCTCATCAACATGACGTACTGCCCCAAGACCAAGGTGCTGTGTCTCTGGAGACGCAACGGCCAGGAGACGCAGCTCAACAAGTTCTACACCAAAAAG TGTCGTGAACTTTACTACTGTGTCAAAGACAGTATGGAAAGAGCTGCAGCGAGGCAGCAGAGCATTAAGCCAG GTCCAGAACTGGGCGGAGAGTTTCCCGTTCAGGACATGAAGACCGGTGAAGGTGGACTCCTGCAGGTCACGCTGGAAGGAATCAACCTCAAATTCATGCACAGCCAG